From a single Lolium rigidum isolate FL_2022 chromosome 7, APGP_CSIRO_Lrig_0.1, whole genome shotgun sequence genomic region:
- the LOC124671997 gene encoding septin and tuftelin-interacting protein 1 homolog 1-like: MAAVAVVELPGSLALTIPAVANMMQRWNYREGWGLGARGQGIIAPIQATERCPKAGIGHREEPYDNGLAAPPRPRQPSAGDKKWHEWQKVSRALLLEQECCDRIISLLRDIRLGGDKSAETANALAVIVRSKKVFLQRKRKPGTWKTALPRSVTRYVVDHVITPAMAVDAGEWEPSWDQGCNQWLRPLIPIVGHLPRSLYGVVESKIGGRGYGVISPWKEYLDPAMWDVFSRRHVVPKVARLVRKLRVTPPKQVDSSFRTVMLWAPLLSVQDMVSILEGESFFDRWEGALRHWLLAASPSLSEATAWCNGWKMLFTPELIADDSVLKRLEEGLAMVDRAGQDRGSLVD, translated from the coding sequence ATGGCGGCGGTAGCGGTAGTAGAGCTGCCGGGCAGCCTCGCGTTGACGATCCCGGCGGTGGCGAACATGATGCAACGTTGGAATTACCGGGAAGGCTGGGGTCTCGGCGCGCGGGGACAAGGGATCATCGCGCCCATACAAGCCACGGAGCGGTGTCCAAAAGCCGGCATCGGGCATCGCGAGGAGCCATACGACAACGGCCTTGCCGCACCGCCGCGGCCGCGGCAGCCGTCAGCGGGAGATAAGAAGTGGCACGAGTGGCAGAAGGTTTCACGGGCGCTGCTTCTGGAGCAGGAGTGCTGCGACAGGATCATCTCGTTGCTGCGCGACATAAGGCTTGGAGGGGACAAGAGCGCGGAGACGGCGAACGCGCTGGCGGTGATCGTGAGGTCGAAGAAGGTGTTCCTCcagcggaagcgcaagccgggGACGTGGAAAACCGCGCTGCCTCGGTCCGTGACGCGCTACGTCGTGGACCACGTGATCACGCCGGCGATGGCCGTGGACGCGGGGGAGTGGGAGCCGTCGTGGGACCAGGGCTGCAACCAGTGGCTGCGCCCGCTGATCCCGATCGTCGGCCACCTGCCGAGGAGCCTGTACGGCGTGGTGGAGAGCAAGATCGGCGGCCGAGGGTACGGCGTCATCTCGCCATGGAAGGAGTACCTTGACCCGGCGATGTGGGACGTGTTCAGCCGGCGCCACGTCGTGCCGAAGGTGGCGCGGCTAGTGCGGAAGCTCAGGGTCACGCCGCCGAAGCAGGTCGACTCCTCGTTCCGCACGGTGATGCTGTGGGCGCCTCTCCTGAGCGTTCAGGACATGGTGTCGATTCTGGAAGGAGAATCGTTCTTCGACAGGTGGGAAGGCGCTCTGCGACACTGGCTGCTGGCCGCGAGCCCCTCGCTGTCGGAGGCCACCGCGTGGTGCAACGGCTGGAAGATGCTCTTCACGCCGGAGCTGATCGCCGACGACAGTGTGCTCAAGCGTCTCGAAGAGGGCCTTGCCATGGTGGATCGTGCAGGGCAGGACCGTGGCAGTCTCGTAGATTAG